A portion of the Acidisarcina polymorpha genome contains these proteins:
- a CDS encoding MarR family winged helix-turn-helix transcriptional regulator, translating into MTIVVITINVDAMAGELQREIRQTKDFASTEGEAALNVLRTAEVIQQKLNTVLKPFDLTLTQYNVLRILRGAGDEGITCSVLAERMIARDPDITRLLDRMERSGLVVRQRSAADRRVVLTMLHLNGDRLLDETQQPMRDAMLGLMGRLGENRLLSLISSLEDVRANDK; encoded by the coding sequence TTGACGATAGTCGTCATAACGATTAATGTCGATGCTATGGCTGGAGAGTTGCAGAGAGAAATCCGGCAGACCAAAGACTTCGCCTCTACAGAAGGCGAGGCAGCGCTGAACGTTTTGCGTACGGCGGAGGTCATTCAACAGAAGCTGAACACCGTATTGAAACCATTCGACCTCACACTCACCCAGTACAACGTGCTCCGTATCTTGCGTGGAGCCGGGGATGAAGGCATCACATGCTCCGTGCTCGCTGAACGAATGATAGCGAGAGATCCGGACATCACTCGGTTACTCGACCGAATGGAACGCAGCGGGTTGGTTGTTCGCCAGCGATCTGCCGCCGATCGCAGGGTAGTTTTGACTATGCTTCATTTGAACGGTGACAGATTGCTTGATGAAACCCAACAGCCGATGCGCGATGCAATGCTTGGCTTGATGGGGAGATTAGGGGAGAATCGGTTGCTGTCCCTCATCTCGTCGCTGGAAGATGTGAGAGCAAACGACAAGTGA
- a CDS encoding SDR family oxidoreductase has product MIAVTGANGNLGKLVVNGLLKTIPANQIVAAVRDPEKSGDLRDLGVEVRKADYDHSETLAEALKGVEKLLLVSAVVPGERFRQHKAVIDAARQAGVKLVAYTSMLRADNSTMLLAAEHKQTEEYLKKSGITFVLLRNGWYLENHTGALGPALTHGSIMGCAGEGRFASASRADYAGAAVTVLTQPGHENKTYELAGDHSFSMYEFAEEVSKQADRSVAYNNVTAAEYEAALLSFGLPQMIVDVVIDADSKSSKGELDSSSRDLSKLIGRDTTTFSQAIKFALQSLINKE; this is encoded by the coding sequence ATGATCGCCGTAACAGGAGCAAACGGAAACCTAGGGAAGCTGGTTGTGAATGGCTTGTTGAAAACAATCCCAGCAAATCAGATCGTAGCCGCAGTCAGAGACCCAGAGAAGTCCGGCGATCTGCGCGACCTGGGCGTCGAGGTGCGGAAAGCGGATTATGATCATTCCGAAACGTTAGCTGAGGCTCTTAAAGGAGTTGAGAAGCTGTTACTCGTCTCTGCGGTAGTGCCGGGCGAACGCTTCAGACAGCACAAGGCCGTAATTGATGCTGCGAGACAAGCAGGTGTGAAGTTGGTTGCCTACACAAGCATGTTACGTGCTGATAACTCTACGATGCTTCTTGCCGCCGAGCATAAGCAAACTGAAGAGTACCTGAAAAAATCCGGAATCACGTTCGTACTGTTACGCAACGGCTGGTACTTGGAGAACCACACCGGAGCTCTTGGGCCGGCGCTTACCCATGGCTCGATCATGGGCTGTGCCGGTGAAGGCCGTTTTGCTTCTGCTTCGCGGGCAGATTACGCAGGTGCTGCGGTTACGGTTCTTACCCAGCCTGGTCATGAGAACAAGACCTATGAACTCGCGGGAGACCACTCCTTCTCCATGTACGAATTTGCAGAAGAGGTTTCCAAGCAGGCTGATCGGTCTGTGGCTTACAACAATGTGACGGCGGCCGAATACGAAGCAGCACTCCTAAGCTTTGGGTTGCCGCAGATGATCGTTGACGTCGTCATCGATGCCGATTCGAAATCTTCGAAAGGGGAGCTGGATAGTTCCTCTCGTGATTTGTCGAAGCTGATCGGTAGAGATACCACAACCTTCTCTCAGGCGATCAAGTTTGCGCTGCAGTCCCTCATCAATAAGGAGTAG
- a CDS encoding nuclear transport factor 2 family protein — protein sequence MKRLIISSIIALTGLLSTVGSAQSPSPNNGIQSASSNVAADTVDVQHVIDAYHEAVVAHDGTRLATLFLPQGGMWLNVLSDQAFALQRAKNPAALKVRVGSYADFAKQVSTAKVSFNPTHTHLQQNSDGTIASVYFDFVFLADGKETNRGSETWVLVKGSDGWRIAGMTYSSNPPVN from the coding sequence ATGAAGCGTCTCATCATTAGCAGCATCATTGCTCTTACAGGTTTGCTTAGCACTGTAGGCTCGGCTCAAAGCCCTTCACCGAACAACGGCATCCAGAGTGCCAGTTCGAATGTCGCAGCGGACACCGTCGACGTCCAGCACGTCATCGACGCCTACCATGAAGCAGTCGTCGCTCATGACGGCACGAGACTTGCAACCCTGTTCCTGCCTCAGGGAGGCATGTGGCTCAATGTGCTTTCGGATCAAGCGTTCGCGCTTCAGAGGGCCAAGAACCCGGCCGCGCTGAAGGTGCGAGTCGGAAGCTATGCGGATTTTGCCAAGCAGGTGTCGACAGCCAAAGTGAGCTTCAATCCGACCCACACCCACCTGCAGCAGAACAGTGACGGTACGATTGCCTCGGTTTATTTCGACTTCGTGTTCCTCGCGGATGGGAAAGAAACAAATCGGGGAAGTGAAACATGGGTTCTGGTTAAAGGGAGTGATGGTTGGAGAATAGCCGGGATGACCTATTCTTCGAATCCGCCTGTTAACTAA
- a CDS encoding XdhC family protein, translating to MWRCFDARNKRHAKSGTTCKKPGEQLYLATIIHVEGSSYPKPGARMLVTSGGERAGTISGGCLDAEVSQKIAWLSAEGGKVETIQFLPRR from the coding sequence TTGTGGAGATGCTTCGATGCACGAAACAAAAGACATGCTAAGTCTGGCACTACGTGCAAGAAGCCGGGAGAGCAACTTTATCTCGCGACAATTATCCATGTGGAAGGATCGTCTTACCCCAAACCTGGGGCTCGCATGTTAGTGACTTCAGGTGGCGAGCGGGCAGGAACGATCAGCGGCGGCTGCCTGGATGCTGAAGTAAGCCAAAAGATCGCCTGGCTAAGCGCGGAAGGAGGCAAAGTGGAAACGATACAGTTCCTCCCTCGAAGATAA
- a CDS encoding SDR family NAD(P)-dependent oxidoreductase, producing the protein MAGDLAFSGKVVIVTGAASGIGLATTQLFLAQGARVVAEDINPEIDKQFAGVANVATLVGDVSKEETAVEAVRLAQNRFGGLDVLVNNAGRIVYKPAIEMSLDDWNSIMDVTSTGVFLHSREALKAMMPNKSGAIVNIGSYACFQTFPGISAYAAAKGALAQLTRTFALEAIDHGIRVNGVGSGDVVTNLLNTFRSDGRQFLAEHGKNAPIKRPADPQEIAEVVAFLASDRASFMVGAMVMADGGMSIAVPSD; encoded by the coding sequence ATGGCTGGAGACTTAGCTTTTTCCGGGAAGGTTGTGATTGTTACGGGAGCCGCCAGCGGCATTGGACTGGCGACGACACAGTTGTTCCTGGCTCAGGGAGCCCGGGTAGTAGCGGAGGATATAAACCCTGAAATCGACAAACAGTTCGCAGGTGTTGCCAATGTGGCTACTCTGGTGGGTGACGTCTCAAAGGAAGAAACCGCAGTCGAAGCCGTCCGGCTTGCTCAAAACAGATTCGGCGGACTCGATGTTCTCGTCAATAACGCGGGTCGCATTGTCTACAAGCCTGCCATTGAGATGTCACTGGATGACTGGAATTCGATAATGGACGTCACATCTACGGGAGTCTTCCTCCACTCCCGCGAAGCACTGAAAGCCATGATGCCGAACAAGAGCGGAGCGATTGTCAACATCGGATCATATGCCTGCTTTCAGACATTCCCCGGTATTAGCGCCTATGCTGCCGCCAAGGGAGCGCTTGCGCAGCTCACCCGGACCTTCGCGTTAGAAGCGATCGACCACGGGATCCGAGTAAACGGGGTCGGTTCCGGCGATGTGGTCACTAATCTCCTGAACACCTTTCGTTCAGACGGCCGCCAGTTCCTCGCGGAACATGGCAAGAACGCGCCGATCAAACGTCCTGCGGATCCTCAAGAGATTGCTGAAGTGGTGGCTTTCCTGGCTTCAGACAGAGCCAGCTTTATGGTTGGCGCGATGGTCATGGCCGATGGTGGAATGAGCATCGCCGTCCCAAGCGATTGA
- a CDS encoding SDR family oxidoreductase, translating to MQGIKGKTVLITGASSGIGEATARLLAKKGARVVLGARRTERLKAISEAIRREGGEAEFRALDVTSLEEMEAFAKFTLKSNGRIDVIVNNAGVMPLSQLEEVKVDEWNRMIDVNIRGVLHGIAATLPIMKRQGSGQIINLSSIGGHHVHPTAAVYSATKFAVIAISEGLRLENDKIRVTVISPGVTESELADSISAESARKAMKQFRRVAISSDAVGRAIAYAIEQPDDVDVSEIIVRPTTSPY from the coding sequence ATGCAAGGCATAAAGGGCAAGACGGTTTTGATTACCGGGGCCAGCAGCGGAATTGGTGAAGCAACCGCGCGACTTTTAGCAAAGAAAGGGGCCCGCGTCGTTCTAGGCGCACGCCGCACGGAACGTTTGAAAGCGATCTCAGAGGCAATTCGACGCGAGGGCGGAGAGGCAGAATTCCGAGCACTGGATGTCACTAGCCTCGAAGAAATGGAGGCTTTTGCCAAGTTCACACTGAAGTCGAACGGCCGTATAGACGTTATCGTAAACAACGCCGGTGTCATGCCACTATCGCAACTCGAAGAAGTCAAAGTAGACGAGTGGAACCGCATGATCGATGTGAACATCCGTGGTGTCTTACACGGAATCGCCGCTACGCTGCCGATCATGAAAAGACAAGGGTCCGGTCAGATAATCAACTTATCCTCTATAGGCGGACATCATGTGCACCCGACGGCGGCAGTTTACAGTGCAACTAAGTTTGCCGTGATTGCCATCTCCGAAGGACTTCGTCTTGAAAATGACAAGATTCGAGTGACTGTTATCTCACCGGGAGTAACGGAGTCGGAGCTTGCGGACAGCATCTCCGCTGAATCTGCGCGCAAAGCAATGAAACAGTTTCGCCGAGTTGCAATTTCGTCAGACGCTGTCGGCCGCGCAATCGCGTATGCCATCGAGCAGCCGGACGACGTTGACGTCAGTGAGATCATCGTACGTCCCACAACAAGCCCCTACTAG
- a CDS encoding carboxymuconolactone decarboxylase family protein, translating into MAPDFATYLIEFPFGDVYSRLGLDLKTRELAVVAALMAMGNATPQLKVHVHGALNVGASREEVLEIIIQIAVYARFPAALNGLTWAKDVFRER; encoded by the coding sequence ATCGCGCCAGACTTCGCTACCTATCTGATCGAATTTCCTTTCGGAGATGTGTACAGTCGGCTTGGTCTTGATCTGAAGACACGCGAACTCGCGGTAGTGGCTGCCCTCATGGCGATGGGTAATGCCACACCTCAACTTAAGGTCCATGTTCATGGCGCCCTCAATGTGGGAGCGTCTCGAGAGGAAGTTCTAGAGATCATCATTCAGATAGCCGTCTATGCTAGATTTCCCGCAGCATTGAATGGGCTGACTTGGGCGAAAGATGTCTTTCGGGAACGTTGA
- a CDS encoding class I SAM-dependent methyltransferase: MTTAQALNLEQKKDSMLAPWKLGDYGALARTLGAREAEAFIARLKCEPKAQALDVACGTGAATIPLARRGVSVTGLDMTRHLLEEARANAVSEALSIRFDEGFAEELPYPDATFDTVISMFGAMFSPHPEAVASEVARVLKPGGQFAMANWSESGFSGRMSAIPSAYFPARPGAISPMLWGDEGTIRERLKNDFAHVETTIVGFNWELQMNALDAAGFFAKSAGPLQLLLNRLDDQQASALLHDLEEFWMKENRASDESRTVVRNEYLQVFAIRR, translated from the coding sequence ATGACAACCGCGCAAGCACTAAATTTAGAACAGAAGAAGGACTCCATGCTGGCGCCATGGAAGTTAGGCGATTATGGCGCACTTGCTAGAACACTTGGCGCTCGAGAGGCTGAGGCTTTCATTGCCCGCTTAAAGTGTGAACCCAAAGCGCAGGCGCTGGACGTAGCCTGTGGCACTGGCGCTGCAACGATACCTTTGGCTCGGCGAGGCGTGTCAGTCACTGGCCTAGATATGACGCGACATCTGCTGGAAGAAGCGCGCGCAAACGCAGTGAGTGAAGCACTATCGATCCGCTTCGATGAAGGTTTTGCTGAAGAGCTACCCTACCCGGATGCAACTTTCGATACGGTGATCTCGATGTTTGGAGCCATGTTCTCTCCACACCCTGAGGCAGTCGCATCCGAGGTGGCTCGCGTGCTGAAGCCAGGCGGGCAGTTTGCTATGGCCAACTGGTCAGAGTCAGGTTTTTCCGGCCGAATGTCTGCGATCCCGAGTGCCTATTTCCCCGCTCGTCCAGGGGCGATATCACCAATGCTCTGGGGCGACGAAGGAACGATCCGTGAAAGGCTCAAGAATGACTTCGCACATGTTGAAACTACAATTGTGGGCTTCAACTGGGAGTTGCAAATGAATGCACTCGATGCTGCGGGCTTCTTCGCGAAGAGCGCGGGCCCTTTGCAACTCCTGCTCAACCGTTTAGATGACCAGCAGGCTTCCGCTCTCTTGCATGATTTGGAAGAGTTTTGGATGAAAGAAAATCGTGCCTCCGACGAAAGCCGTACCGTCGTTCGCAACGAGTACTTGCAGGTATTCGCCATCCGACGTTGA
- a CDS encoding MFS transporter — protein MLTAIQTERSVSKPWLFALASLGSALEFYDFVVFVFLTGVVATVYFPPTMPLWSRQVQSYALFAVGYFARPLGGIVLAHLGDIRGRKSTFQLSVLLMAIPTLLIAVLPTYKTIGVAAPLILMFLRIVQGIAIGGEAPAGWVYVAEQADDRRRGLAVGLLTSGLTVGIFFGSVVTTLLNRFFTPLQIEQGFWRLPFALGGVFGLTTVFLRRWLSETPVFKDLRARNALAKGVPLRTILSSCGGAFVRAVLLTWMLTAAIVVLLLMSPTLFHSLFELPIRMIQTGNLLATAALCLSTIMFGAAYDRFGTKRVASISIALFVLSSYALYLCAGHHPQYFIGLYGIAGLLAGCIIVAPLEMVGLFPPALRITGFAASYNIAYAVCGGVAPLAVAALTHYSSLAASDYIAVASSMGLVAVLTSGKTAHLAH, from the coding sequence GTGCTTACCGCAATCCAAACCGAACGCTCAGTGAGTAAACCATGGCTTTTCGCCCTGGCTTCTCTTGGAAGCGCTCTGGAGTTCTACGATTTTGTAGTTTTTGTATTTTTGACCGGTGTTGTGGCAACCGTCTACTTCCCGCCAACTATGCCCCTCTGGTCTCGCCAAGTGCAGAGCTATGCCTTATTCGCAGTAGGGTACTTCGCCCGTCCGCTGGGCGGCATCGTCCTGGCACATCTGGGCGACATCCGTGGCCGGAAAAGCACGTTTCAGCTGTCCGTCCTGCTGATGGCGATTCCGACACTGCTTATCGCAGTTCTGCCAACTTACAAGACGATCGGTGTTGCTGCACCGCTCATTTTGATGTTCCTCCGAATTGTGCAGGGGATTGCGATAGGAGGAGAAGCGCCTGCGGGGTGGGTGTATGTGGCGGAACAAGCGGACGATCGTAGGCGAGGCTTGGCGGTCGGGTTGCTCACTAGCGGTCTGACTGTGGGTATCTTCTTTGGCTCGGTAGTCACGACATTGCTGAATCGGTTCTTCACACCCCTTCAAATTGAACAGGGATTCTGGCGCCTACCGTTTGCGCTTGGCGGAGTCTTTGGATTGACCACAGTGTTTTTGAGACGTTGGCTTTCCGAGACCCCGGTCTTCAAAGACTTGCGCGCTCGTAACGCACTGGCGAAAGGGGTGCCACTACGAACCATCCTGTCAAGCTGCGGTGGCGCCTTCGTTCGTGCGGTCCTGCTGACCTGGATGCTCACCGCTGCAATCGTCGTCCTTCTGCTGATGTCGCCGACACTATTTCACTCCCTGTTCGAATTGCCGATTCGGATGATCCAGACAGGCAATCTTCTAGCCACAGCGGCTCTGTGCCTTTCAACAATTATGTTCGGGGCGGCATATGATCGCTTCGGCACGAAGCGAGTCGCGTCGATTTCGATTGCTCTCTTCGTGTTGTCAAGCTATGCCCTCTATCTCTGCGCCGGACACCATCCTCAGTATTTCATTGGGCTATACGGAATAGCCGGTCTTCTTGCAGGTTGCATCATTGTCGCTCCTCTCGAGATGGTCGGTCTGTTCCCGCCGGCGCTACGGATCACGGGATTCGCCGCCAGCTACAACATCGCATACGCGGTCTGTGGGGGAGTCGCTCCTCTTGCCGTTGCTGCGCTCACCCACTACAGCTCTCTGGCTGCATCAGACTACATTGCAGTCGCGAGTTCGATGGGCCTCGTTGCTGTCTTGACTAGCGGAAAAACCGCTCATCTCGCCCATTAG
- a CDS encoding isoprenylcysteine carboxylmethyltransferase family protein: MKKDGAIEYGASNSSWLAIAHVLFYIAAITEWFIRKPPVDGLSILGIALYVMSAMALVGVISNLCRLWTVELLIARDHVLVQRSLFGVVRHPNCF; this comes from the coding sequence GTGAAGAAGGACGGCGCAATCGAGTACGGAGCATCTAACTCGTCTTGGCTTGCTATCGCTCATGTTCTTTTCTACATTGCAGCCATAACCGAGTGGTTCATTCGGAAGCCTCCAGTAGACGGTTTATCGATATTAGGAATTGCACTATATGTCATGAGTGCGATGGCGCTCGTCGGAGTCATCAGCAACTTGTGCCGGCTGTGGACAGTAGAGTTGCTGATTGCACGGGATCATGTACTCGTGCAACGCTCACTGTTCGGCGTTGTACGCCATCCAAATTGTTTCTGA
- a CDS encoding peroxidase family protein produces the protein MMNQSTSSVRTHCLSPSRARAAIDAPLGSVSYARMFPDLPAFQADEQFLHALGCRGGLCDCGDVDGFPESLGDTAAGWPIFGQFVAHDITADRSILRVHTDTTKLHNARSPKLNLESLYGDGPTGHPFLYQRDDPAKFLLGLDNANVQRNAEGIAIIGDPRNDSHMLISQLHLAVLRAHNAFVDAARQAGVPPGCVFEEAARQLRWHYQWVVLHEFLPALVGPALAEQVLREGPRYYRPGHDAFIPLEFADAAYRYGHSQIRHRYHVNPQSNPVPLFPDLLGFRAVPREHAVDWKLFFDTPGAAPAQRAKKMDGKLVKALIELPVAVSGETEIEAYHSLAVRDLQRGQGVGLPSGEAVARHLRIAPLSADEVGIASTGWRSETPLWYYILREADVCEGGHRLGPVGGRIVAEVLVGLVSADATSFLQSRQEWRPQETLSELLAF, from the coding sequence ATGATGAATCAATCGACCTCATCGGTCCGAACTCACTGTTTGTCGCCCTCACGGGCGAGAGCAGCGATTGATGCACCGCTTGGCTCAGTTTCCTATGCGCGGATGTTCCCCGATCTCCCGGCGTTTCAGGCCGATGAGCAATTCCTGCACGCACTCGGCTGTCGCGGCGGTCTTTGTGATTGCGGAGATGTTGATGGCTTTCCCGAATCCTTAGGTGACACTGCAGCCGGCTGGCCTATATTCGGTCAATTTGTGGCGCACGACATAACCGCGGACCGATCCATTCTGCGAGTTCATACAGATACAACCAAATTGCACAATGCACGCAGCCCGAAACTCAACCTCGAATCTCTGTACGGGGATGGACCAACTGGCCACCCCTTCCTCTATCAACGTGATGATCCGGCGAAGTTCTTGCTTGGTCTGGATAACGCGAATGTTCAACGAAACGCAGAGGGTATCGCGATCATTGGCGATCCACGCAATGATTCCCACATGCTGATCTCTCAATTGCACCTCGCCGTCTTGAGGGCTCACAATGCGTTTGTCGATGCCGCCCGGCAAGCGGGAGTACCCCCTGGTTGCGTGTTCGAGGAAGCCGCCCGTCAGTTGCGGTGGCACTATCAATGGGTCGTTCTCCATGAGTTTCTGCCTGCGCTCGTCGGACCAGCCCTTGCTGAGCAGGTTCTCAGGGAAGGTCCGCGCTATTATCGTCCCGGGCATGACGCCTTTATTCCGCTCGAATTTGCCGATGCCGCGTACCGATACGGCCATTCTCAGATTCGCCACCGCTACCACGTGAACCCACAAAGTAATCCGGTCCCTCTGTTTCCTGACCTTCTGGGATTCCGTGCGGTACCACGCGAGCACGCGGTCGACTGGAAACTGTTCTTCGACACCCCTGGAGCCGCGCCGGCGCAGCGAGCCAAGAAGATGGATGGAAAGCTTGTAAAGGCTCTGATCGAACTGCCGGTAGCGGTCAGCGGTGAAACTGAGATTGAGGCGTATCATTCACTCGCTGTTCGTGACTTGCAACGAGGGCAGGGTGTGGGGCTGCCCTCTGGCGAGGCCGTGGCACGCCACCTCAGAATAGCTCCGCTCTCCGCGGACGAGGTGGGCATCGCTTCGACGGGTTGGCGTAGCGAGACGCCCCTCTGGTATTACATCCTGCGCGAGGCCGATGTTTGCGAGGGCGGTCATCGTCTCGGCCCGGTAGGGGGTCGCATCGTAGCCGAAGTACTAGTTGGACTCGTGAGTGCGGATGCGACATCCTTTCTCCAGAGCCGCCAGGAGTGGCGCCCTCAAGAAACGCTTAGCGAATTACTGGCGTTCTAG